A region from the Thauera humireducens genome encodes:
- a CDS encoding aspartate aminotransferase family protein, with amino-acid sequence MSHVMNTYARLPIAFTHGEGVWMYDETGKRYLDALSGIAVNTLGHNHPRLVKAIADQAGKLIHTSNLYRIPLQEQLSDRIAETSGMDEVFFCNSGCEANEAAIKLARMYGHKKGIELPHIIVMESAFHGRTMATLSATGNRKAQAGFEPLVQGFIRVPYKDIDAIRKIAEHDHSVVAVMLEMIQGEGGVNVADETFQRELRALCDDKGWLMMCDEVQCGMGRTGKWYGWQHAGTKPDVMTLAKGLASGVPIGACVTSGKAAGLFGPGNHGSTFGGNPLACAAGLATFDAIVDEKLMDNALAIGDQIRKGMAEALAGVAGVVDIRGRGLMIGIELDRPCGGLMARAAEQGLLLSVTADRVIRLLPALTFTAEEARTLVGMLAPMVRDFLANG; translated from the coding sequence ATGTCCCATGTCATGAACACCTACGCCCGGCTGCCCATCGCGTTCACGCATGGCGAAGGTGTCTGGATGTACGACGAGACCGGCAAGCGCTATCTCGACGCTCTGTCCGGTATTGCCGTCAATACCCTCGGCCACAACCATCCGCGGCTGGTCAAGGCGATTGCCGATCAGGCTGGCAAGCTCATTCACACCTCGAATCTTTACCGCATTCCGCTGCAGGAACAGCTCTCCGACCGCATCGCCGAGACCTCCGGCATGGACGAGGTGTTCTTCTGCAACTCGGGCTGCGAAGCCAATGAGGCCGCGATCAAGCTCGCGCGCATGTACGGGCACAAGAAGGGCATCGAACTGCCGCACATCATCGTCATGGAGAGCGCCTTCCACGGCCGCACCATGGCGACGCTGTCGGCCACCGGCAACCGCAAGGCACAGGCCGGCTTCGAACCGCTGGTGCAGGGCTTCATCCGTGTGCCGTACAAGGATATCGACGCCATCCGCAAGATTGCCGAGCACGACCACTCGGTCGTCGCGGTGATGCTGGAGATGATCCAGGGCGAGGGCGGGGTCAATGTGGCCGACGAGACCTTCCAGCGCGAGTTGCGGGCCCTGTGCGACGACAAGGGCTGGCTGATGATGTGCGACGAGGTGCAGTGCGGCATGGGGCGTACCGGCAAGTGGTACGGCTGGCAACACGCCGGCACCAAGCCCGATGTGATGACGCTGGCCAAGGGGCTGGCCTCGGGCGTGCCGATCGGCGCCTGCGTGACGTCCGGCAAGGCCGCAGGACTGTTCGGGCCAGGCAACCACGGCTCCACCTTCGGCGGCAACCCGCTGGCTTGCGCTGCCGGTCTTGCGACCTTCGACGCCATCGTCGACGAAAAGCTGATGGACAACGCGCTGGCAATCGGCGACCAGATCCGCAAGGGCATGGCCGAGGCGCTCGCCGGCGTTGCCGGTGTGGTCGATATCCGTGGGCGCGGCCTGATGATCGGCATCGAGCTCGATCGTCCCTGCGGCGGGCTGATGGCACGTGCCGCCGAGCAGGGGCTGCTGCTCAGCGTCACGGCCGACCGCGTCATCCGCCTGCTGCCGGCACTGACCTTCACCGCAGAGGAGGCACGGACCCTGGTGGGCATGCTGGCGCCCATGGTGCGCGACTTCCTCGCGAACGGCTAA
- the rpsT gene encoding 30S ribosomal protein S20, giving the protein MANSAQARKRARQAVKSRAHNASLRSRLRTAIKAVRKAIVGGDKAAAQSVFRTSMSTIDSIADKKIIHKNKAARHKSRLSAAVKAMAA; this is encoded by the coding sequence ATGGCCAACTCGGCACAAGCTCGCAAGCGCGCCCGCCAGGCAGTCAAGTCTCGCGCCCACAACGCCAGCCTTCGTTCCCGCCTGCGTACCGCGATCAAGGCCGTGCGCAAGGCCATCGTGGGTGGCGACAAGGCGGCGGCTCAGTCGGTCTTTCGCACCTCGATGAGCACCATTGACAGCATCGCCGACAAGAAGATCATCCACAAGAACAAGGCTGCCCGTCACAAGAGCCGCCTGTCGGCCGCCGTCAAGGCGATGGCTGCCTGA
- a CDS encoding DUF3579 domain-containing protein: MTQKIENFIIVGITNDGKKFRPSDWADRLCGIMSAFGADHRMMYSPYVRPGCTLKGDKTVLVDARLYDIEPMAYKFMINFAKDNDLQIDWMGDAPL; this comes from the coding sequence ATGACTCAGAAGATCGAAAATTTCATCATCGTCGGCATCACCAATGACGGGAAGAAATTCCGCCCAAGCGACTGGGCCGATCGCCTTTGCGGCATCATGTCGGCCTTCGGCGCCGACCATCGCATGATGTATTCACCCTATGTGCGCCCCGGCTGCACGCTCAAGGGCGACAAGACCGTCCTGGTCGACGCCCGGCTCTACGACATCGAGCCGATGGCCTACAAGTTCATGATCAACTTCGCGAAGGACAACGACCTCCAGATCGACTGGATGGGTGACGCGCCGCTCTGA
- the murJ gene encoding murein biosynthesis integral membrane protein MurJ: MNLLRALATVSGMTLLSRILGFVRDFVIARAFGAGMATDAFFVAFRLPNLLRRMFAEGAFSQAFVPILAEYKNKQGPDATHTLINRVATLLGLVVAVVAALGALAAPLIIYVSAPGFSGDPGKFELTVELTRITFPYIFFMSLVALAGGVLNTWSRFAIPAFTPVLLNLAFIGMALFAVPYFDPPVLALAWAVFLGGLLQLLLQVRPLWKIGMLPRFDLNLSDPGVRRVMKLMAPAVLGVSVSQISLLINTIFASFLESGSVSWLYYADRLMEFPAGLLGVALGTILLPSLSKLHADDKAQEFSSLLDWGLRLTLMLTLPAALGLALLAVPLVATLFNYGAFGADDVMHTRSALIAYSVGLTGLILVKVLAPGFYARQDIRTPVKIALITLAATQLMNLAFVVPLRHAGLALAIGLASCLNAALLYRGLRRREVYVPRAGWIAFALKLLAALAVMGCVLWFGAGPDRLWVEIGGLERGLRLAAVVGGGALAYFATLFALGFRLRDFRRRGA, encoded by the coding sequence ATGAACCTGCTGCGCGCCCTCGCCACCGTGAGCGGCATGACCCTGCTGTCCCGCATCCTCGGCTTCGTGCGCGACTTCGTCATCGCCCGCGCCTTCGGCGCCGGCATGGCGACCGACGCCTTCTTCGTTGCCTTCCGCCTGCCGAACCTGCTGCGCCGCATGTTCGCCGAAGGCGCATTTTCCCAGGCTTTCGTCCCGATCCTGGCCGAGTACAAGAACAAGCAGGGGCCGGACGCCACCCACACCCTGATCAACCGCGTCGCCACCCTGCTCGGGCTCGTCGTCGCCGTCGTGGCGGCCCTCGGTGCGCTCGCCGCGCCGCTGATCATCTATGTCTCGGCGCCCGGCTTCTCGGGCGACCCTGGCAAGTTCGAACTCACCGTCGAACTCACGCGCATCACCTTCCCCTACATCTTCTTCATGTCCCTTGTCGCACTGGCGGGCGGGGTACTCAACACCTGGAGCCGCTTCGCGATTCCAGCCTTCACGCCAGTGCTGCTGAACCTGGCCTTCATCGGCATGGCGCTGTTCGCCGTGCCCTACTTCGATCCGCCGGTGCTGGCGCTGGCCTGGGCGGTCTTCCTCGGCGGCCTGCTGCAGCTGCTGCTCCAGGTCCGCCCGCTGTGGAAGATCGGCATGCTGCCGCGTTTCGACCTCAACCTGTCGGACCCGGGCGTGCGCCGCGTGATGAAGCTGATGGCGCCGGCCGTCCTTGGCGTGTCAGTCAGCCAGATCTCGCTGCTGATCAACACGATCTTCGCGTCCTTCCTCGAGAGCGGCAGCGTGTCCTGGCTTTACTACGCCGACCGGCTGATGGAATTCCCCGCTGGCCTGCTCGGCGTCGCGCTCGGCACGATCCTGCTGCCCAGCCTGTCGAAGCTCCATGCCGACGACAAGGCACAGGAGTTTTCCTCGCTGCTCGACTGGGGCCTGCGCCTGACGCTGATGCTGACGCTGCCCGCGGCGCTCGGCCTCGCGCTGCTGGCCGTGCCCCTGGTGGCGACGCTGTTCAACTACGGCGCCTTCGGTGCCGACGACGTCATGCACACGCGCAGCGCGCTGATCGCCTACAGCGTCGGCCTCACGGGCCTGATCCTGGTGAAAGTGCTGGCGCCCGGCTTCTATGCCCGCCAGGACATCCGCACGCCGGTGAAGATCGCCCTCATCACACTCGCCGCGACGCAGCTGATGAACCTCGCCTTCGTGGTGCCGCTGCGCCACGCAGGACTGGCGCTGGCGATCGGCCTGGCCTCGTGTCTCAACGCGGCACTGCTGTATCGCGGTCTGCGCCGGCGCGAGGTGTATGTGCCGCGAGCCGGCTGGATTGCGTTTGCGCTGAAGCTGCTGGCAGCGCTCGCGGTCATGGGCTGCGTGCTGTGGTTCGGCGCCGGGCCGGACCGGCTGTGGGTCGAGATCGGCGGGCTCGAACGCGGCCTGCGCCTCGCCGCCGTGGTCGGTGGCGGCGCGCTCGCCTACTTCGCCACGCTGTTCGCGCTGGGTTTCCGTCTGCGCGATTTCCGCCGTCGGGGCGCCTGA